In a single window of the Trichoderma breve strain T069 chromosome 6, whole genome shotgun sequence genome:
- a CDS encoding ferric reductase like transmembrane component domain-containing protein — translation MKRFTLTQATLYLSLLARLSNAQPLSPKDSPKLCVKSCENSLKSVRYSDVDPTTSPRRQACQSRLALSSEYLCLDLNCGAETRNSALQHRNATCYATFGSPIPAFKRDYTYEEIAGLTKVGKNDSFDAGNTSQEVVIPSPEWFMLWFDTLDAVEYARRHHYAYGIGVMVFWAAVVFVGVAQHNFDSVGIWTETGSWFKRNITIPATFGYRCAQNVWWATIPPRIQSLTITLFLIMNIVFCIHGYRIIDENLYFDGPTRQVLRYVSDRTGIVSFANFPFIWLFGMRNNVAMWLTGWDFGTYNNFHRWCARISTLEAVVHSILYTVLIFMNGGWNYYAFWFTMWFWNAGQIATIAMCALLILSVYWIRRRFYEAFLIIHIGLSILILFTMLGHVSIFNGEYDALFWVPAFIWVFDRVMRLLRIIIYNPGRWSTTALASYSDSANIIRLTIPTDNALYKIRSGNFFYLMVLNDTRFWESHPFTVASTSGELSQSSEYSDEEEPLLTSPTIATEIQLECMASEPKKQYMTFLIRPYNGFTKRLRDMLADEQSSSRPLKVLVDGPYGHTQQLQEYRQVVFIAGGSGVVVALSYLKDLCDEMKAPTTIELHWAVREPTFVRDVLSKEAKSALDTGRLSLHLYMSSVNDFSTNDLPSTVERHVGRPNIHSVVMSAACGAQGSNLAVVACGPAKMADDSRLAVADALKNGNHNIDYYEESFTW, via the exons ATGAAACGTTTCACACTCACACAAGCAACCCTATATTTATCGCTGCTTGCTCGTCTCTCCAACGCTCAACCCCTTTCCCCCAAAGATTCGCCTAAACTGTGCGTGAAGAGCTGTGAGAATTCCCTCAAGTCTGTGCGGTATAGCGATGTCGatccaacaacatcacctCGTCGACAGGCATGTCAAAGCCGCCTCGCGTTATCATCAGAGTATCTATGCCTTGATCTAAACTGTGGAGCCGAGACGCGCAACTCTGCTCTGCAACATCGCAATGCGACCTGTTATGCCACTTTCGGGAGTCCCATTCCGGCCTTTAAGAGAGATTACACATATGAAGAAATTGCCGGATTAACAAAAGTCGGTAAGAATGATTCGTTTGACGCTGGAAACACATCGCAAGAGGTGGTAATCCCGTCACCTGAATGGTTCATGTTGTGGTTCGATACCTTG GATGCCGTAGAATACGCCCGTAGACATCATTATGCATATGG TATCGGAGTAATGGTATTCTGGGCTGCGGTGGTGTTTGTAGGCGTCGC ACAGCACAACTTTGACTCTGTCGGAATCTGGACAGAAACCGGATCGTGGTTCAAGCGCAACATCACCATTCCCGCGACATTTGGGTACAGATGTGCGCAAAACGTGTGGTGGGCCACGATTCCACCGCGCATCCAGTCACTCACAATTACACTGTTTCTTATAATGAACATTGTTTTCTGCATACATGGCTATAGAATCATTGATGAAAATCTCTA TTTTGACGGGCCAACTAGACAGGTGTTGCGCTACGTGTCAGATCGGACAGGAATAGTGTCCTTTGCTAATTTCCCTTTTATTTGGCTGTTCGGAATGAGAAATAATGTTGCCATGTGGCTTACCGGCTGGGATTTTGGGACATACAACAACTTCCACCGATGGTGTGCCCGAATTTCGACCCTCGAAGCCGTTGTTCATTCCATTCTTTACACTGTTCTTATCTTTATGA ACGGAGGCTGGAATTATTATGCATTTTGGTTTACCATGTGGTTTTGGAACGCCGGTCAAATC GCCACTATTGCTATGTGTGCACTATTAATACTTTCCGTCTATTGGATACGACGTCGCTTCTATGAAGCATTCCTCATCATACATATCGGACTCTCTATTCTTATCCTCTTCACAATGCTTGG CCATGTTTCAATATTTAATGGAGAATACGATGCTTTGTTTTGGGTGCCTGCATTTATTTGGGTTTTTGATCGAGTAATGCGACTTCTACGAATCATCATATACAATCCTGGACGTTGGTCAACTACTGCATTGGCCAGCTACAGCGACTCCGCAAACATCATCCGTTTGACCATTCCCACCGATAATGCTCTCTACAAGATCCGATCCGGCAATTTCTTCTATTTAATGGTCTTGAACGACACGCGCTTTTGGGAGAGCCATCCATTTACTGTTGCATCGACCTCGGGCGAACTTTCACAGTCATCGGAGTActctgatgaagaagagccgcTTTTGACTTCACCGACGATTGCGACAGAGATACAACTTGAGTGCATGGCCTCTGAACCAAAGAAACAATACATGACATTTCTTATTCGGCCATATAATGGCTTCACTAAGCGCCTCAGGGATATGTTGGCTGACGAACAATCGAGCTCGAGGCCTCTTAAGGTACTAGTAGACGGACCGTATGGCCATACgcaacagcttcaagagTATCGGCAAGTCGTATTCATTGCTGGCGGATCCGGAGTTGTCGTTGCTCTCTCATACTTGAAAGATCTTTGCGACGAGATGAAGGCGCCTACCACAATCGAGCTACACTGGGCTGTCCGAGAGCCTACATTCGTACGAGATGTTCTTTCCAAAGAGGCCAAAAGTGCCCTTGACACAGGCAGATTATCGCTGCATCTCTACATGTCTTCAGTGAATGACTTTAGCACGAATGATTTGCCAAGCACGGTTGAGCGGCATGTTGGCCGACCAAATATTCACTCAGTCGTCATGTCGGCAGCATGTGGTGCTCAGGGCAGCAATTTGGCCGTCGTGGCATGCGGGCCTGCTAAAATGGCCGACGATTCACGGCTGGCGGTTGCCGATGCATTAAAGAATGGGAATCACAATATAGACTATTATGAGGAGAGCTTTACATGGTAG
- a CDS encoding NAD dependent epimerase/dehydratase family domain-containing protein, producing MSESLVFITGATGYIGTHLVGDVLKAGHRVRVAVRSQEKSQLIEELYPSAADKIEYAVVPDMSQPSAYQDALKGVNYVFHLAGAMVDKGVELERDFVDPAVNGTLSILESAKKEPSIRKVAIVSSFLSLMPMDGVMRNPFHIKANTGEKFAIDYKMAFPEGLPGQLLKYQTGKIVAHQAYRDWIKKENPKFTVVSVHPSQVFGPSLVQKSSSELSGVNFLMWMTLQSDAPLTPYLMVDVRDVSLALSRIIDADVPSGTELPITGPLYTWKQYASFVSSKYPSLAIKFAPQEEPTMTMDRDVTDKYLKVNWTPPEETITAFVDQQVALS from the exons ATGTCCGAAAGCCTTGTTTTTATTACCGGAGCCACTGGCTACATTGGAACTCACCTTGTTGGCGATGTCCTCAAAGCCGGTCACCGTGTCCGCGTTGCGGTGAGGAGCCAGGAAAAGTCTCAGTTAATCGAGGAACTGTACCCTTCTGCTGCGGACAAGATCGAATATGCCGTCGTACCGGATATGTCACAGCCCTCTGCTTATCAAGATGCCTTGAAGGGTGTCAACTATGTTTTCCACTTGGCTGGAGCAATGGTCGACAAGGGAGTAGAGCTGGAAAGAGACTTTGTTGATCCTGCGGTCAATGGAACTTTGTCGATTCTTGAGTCTGCCAAAAAGGAGCCCAGCATCCGAAAAGTCGCCATTGTGTCgtcctttttgtctttgatgCCCATGGATGGTGTTATGCGCAATCCTTTCCACATCAAGG CCAATACCGGCGAAAAGTTCGCTATCGATTATAAAATGGCCTTCCCTGAAGGCTTACCTGGTCAGCTTCTCAAGTACCAGACAGGCAAAATTGTTGCCCACCAAGCTTACCGCGACTGgatcaagaaggaaaaccCCAAGTTTACCGTTGTAAGCGTTCATCCTTCCCAGGTGTTTGGACCTAGCCTGGTTCAAAAGTCCTCGAGCGAGCTCAGCGGAGTGAATTTCCTTATGTGGATGACTCTCCAGTCGGATGCTCCACTGACACCTTACCTGATGGTGGACGTTCGCGACGTCTCACTCGCACTGTCACGAATTATTGATGCCGATGTTCCCTCTGGGACTGAACTACCCATTACTGGCCCTCTTTACACCTGGAAGCAGTATGCTAGCTTTGTTAGCTCAAAATATCCCTCTTTGGCCATCAAATTTGCGCCACAGGAGGAGCCAACCATGACTATGGATAGGGATGTTACAGACAAGTATCTCAAGGTGAACTGGACTCCACCAGAGGAGACTATCACTGCATTTGTTGATCAGCAAGTTGCATTGTCATAA
- a CDS encoding nmrA-like family domain-containing protein, producing MSKVILILGGAGAQNSAVARELVKNEDFSVRILSRNAKSEESVSLAAIPRITVVEGDTYDEDNLVAAFKGVYAVFVNTNGFAIGEKAEIFWGIRIYEIAYWAGVKHFVYSSLPFVSKKSGFNPKYRVPFVDGKAKVVDFLKAQPTDKMNWSAIESGPYPESHLATWSPAKGDDGVYVFRMPIEADGAMAMVGLVDFAWFARYMFEHPKEFEADLLSVGIDHVNGNTIAAAFTAVTGEPARFEPLPLSAVAESWPDTKIGLAGSPGYEDPTLKTMAEMFVPWFTIWQESGGNKGLWTKDYARLDKIHPNRIKTIEEWMRSVGYSTEKYQTALKTGIFGQA from the exons ATGTCTAAAGTCATTCTCATCTTGGGCGGAGCCGGAGCTCAAAACTCTGCCGTGGCCCGAGAGCTGGTCAAAAATGAGGACTTTTCGGTCAGAATCTTGTCACGAAATGCTAAGTCTGAGGAGAGCGTCTCTCTTGCCGCCATCCCCCGCATCACCGTGGTTGAAGGCGACACTTATGACGAGGACAATCTCGTTGCTGCATTTAAGGGAGTCTACGCCGTTTTCGTCAACACCAACGGTTTCGCGATTGGTGAGAAGGCCGAGATCTTCTGGGGCATTCGCATCTATGAGATTGCCTACTGGGCTGGTGTCAAGCACTTCGTCTACAGCTCTCTGCCGTTCGTGTCCAAGAAGTCTGGATTCAACCCCAAGTATCGTGTCCCTTTCGTCGACGGCAAGGCAAAGGTTGTCG ACTTCCTGAAGGCTCAGCCAACCGATAAGATGAACTGGAGTGCCATTGAAAGCGGCCCCTATCCCGAGTCCCACCTTGCTACATGGTCTCCCGCcaagggagatgatggggtCTATGTATTCCGCATGCCCATCGAGGCTGACGGCGCTATGGCAATGGTAGGATTGGTCGACTTCGCCTGGTTTGCTCGATACATGTTTGAGCACCCCAAGGAATTCGAAGCCGACTTGCTCAGTGTTGGCATTGACCACGTAAACGGCAACACTATTGCTGCCGCCTTTACCGCAGTGACTGGAGAGCCTGCTCGCTTCGAGCCTCTACCTCTCTCCGCAGTGGCCGAGTCGTGGCCAGACACCAAGATTGGTCTTGCTGGATCTCCAGGCTATGAAGACCCAACACTCAAGACCATGGCCGAGATGTTTGTTCCTTGGTTCACCATCTGGCAAGAGAGCGGTGGTAACAAGGGCCTTTGGACCAAGGACTATGCTCGCTTGGACAAGATTCACCCTAATCGCATCAAGACTATTGAGGAGTGGATGCGTTCAGTCGGCTACTCAACTGAGAAATATCAGACTGCTTTAAAAACCGGGATCTTTGGCCAGGCATGA
- a CDS encoding calcium-activated chloride channel domain-containing protein, whose protein sequence is MPRHLEVPPVKDPELRRSPSPPPSRAHVTYNDKYVVVYDFSDTDYETATNEFTALLKNLEATGLHVEVRPGYEQTILLFVKAPSALLGNRVYKLRVRDWLYGVTQTRPPGNKYTIVRAWYEAEDILSMDHLVNWPQSMGGAGITPGIGQWKNVKAIYPMHNDKVNQALLRGLSKKLLLGIEDLDKIRDLFGSKVSFYFAFGQSYSAFLIFPAITGLFTWLWLPKYSIVYTILTVVWCTVFLEYWKVREVDLSVRWQVRGVNKTKTNRPEYKYEKVIVDQYGRTIHYSPKWKQISRQLLQVPFMAIATVALGILISAVFAVEILISDSYDGPNNFYLDYLPTVLLAVLIPYISSYLETVAKWLTNYENHRTADNHEMSLTQKIFVLSIITNYLPILLTAFVYVPFGDQIFPWLEGHIVRFAPSIGHHLTEIPFRLDSDRLRHEVITLTVTGQLSSFFEENILPLIKHKMSGWYREYRRAYTKDTILISMVTDDQDEAEFLEKRRNEATLEHYNVQDDIAELVLQFGYLALFSSAWPLIPLGFLINNWVELRSDFAKISIEHQRPAPVRADGIGPWIVSLEILVWLGSITSASIVHLFSTDGVLSGGWSTLPLTIFISEHILLALTAVARVIFQRFGSKELRRERSEQYARRLSILEEIEEHKRDGEHIGPRERERRKSLLIAGNESFWTKQLEDGASAAAGMKLITLARKWEESNGEIKKKQ, encoded by the exons ATGCCTCGTCATTTGGAAGTACCGCCGGTCAAAGATCCGGAGCTTCGCCGATCACCCTCACCACCTCCATCACGCGCTCATGTAACATACAACGACAAATACGTTGTCGTTTATGACTTTAGTGATACAG ACTACGAGACAGCCACAAATGAATTCACTGCCCTGCTCAAAAACCTGGAGGCTACTGGCCTCCATGTTGAAGTAAGACCGGGATATGAGCAAACAATCCTGCTCTTTGTAAAGGCGCCAAGCGCGCTTCTCGGGAACAGAGTTTACAAATTGAG AGTGAGGGATTGGCTATATGGCGTCACTCAAACGCGGCCACCGGGCAATAAGTATACCATCGTGCGAGCATGGTACGAGGCTGAAGATATTTTGTCCATGGACCATTTGGTCAACTGGCCACAATCCATGGGAGGAGCGGGCATCACTCCAGGCATCGGTCAATGGAAGAATGTCAAGGCTATTTACCCTATGCACAATGATAAAGTCAACCAGGCACTCCTACGGGGTCTCAGTAAGAAGCTGCTCCTTGGTATCGAAGACTTGGACAAGATTCGAGACCTTTTCGGTTCAAAA GTATCATTTTACTTTGCATTTGGTCAATCATATTCGgcttttctcatcttccccGCCATTACCGGCCTCTTCACCTGGCTATGGCTTCCCAAGTACTCCATCGTTTATACAATCCTAACTGTTGTTTGGTGCACCGTCTTCCTAGAGTACTGGAAAGTCCGAGAAGTCGACCTGAGTGTTCGTTGGCAGGTGAGAGGCgtaaacaaaacaaagacaaatcGACCAGAATACAAATATGAGAAGGTCATTGTGGACCAATACGGTCGAACTATTCACTACAGTCCCAAGTGGAAACAGATTTCacggcagcttctccaggtGCCTTTCATGGCCATCGCTACTGTAGCGCTCGGCATTCTGATTAGTGCAGTATTCGCCGTTGAGATTCTGATATCCGATTCATATGATGGTCCGAATAATTTCTACCTT GATTATTTACCTACGGTGTTACTGGCTGTTCTGATTCCCTATATCAGTTCATACCTTGAAACAGTGGCCAAGTGGTTAACAAACTATGAGAACCACCGAACGGCGGATAACCACGAAATGTCTCTCACACAAAAGATTTTCgttctcagcatcatcacaaaCTATTTGCCCATCCTACTCACTGCCTTTGTCTATGTGCCCTTTGGCGACCAAATATTCCCTTGGCTCGAGGGCCACATTGTTCGGTTCGCGCCCAGTATCGGCCACCATCTCACCGAAATACCTTTCCGACTGGACTCTGACCGTCTGCGCCACGAGGTCATTACGTTGACTGTTACTGGACAACTGTCCAGCTTTTTCGAGGAAAACATCTTGCCATTGATCAAGCATAAAATGAGCGGCTGGTATCGAGAATACCGCCGCGCTTATACAAAGGATACGATTCTCATCTCCATGGTTACCGACGATCAGGACGAGGCCGAGTTCTTGGAAAAGCGCCGCAACGAAGCAACATTAGAGCACTATAATGTTCAGGATGACATTGCAGAGCTTGTTCTTCAGTTTGGATACCTGGCCCTGTTTTCGTCTGCCTGGCCGCTTATTCCACTGGGcttcctcatcaacaatTGGGTCGAGCTTCGATCCGATTTTGCAAAGATTAGCATCGAGCACCAGAGACCTGCACCAGTCCGGGCAGATGGTATTGGGCCTTGGATCGTGTCTCTGGAAATTCTCGTGTGGCTAGGGAGTATCACATCCGCATCGATTGTTCATTTGTTCAGCACGGATGGAGTTTTGAGCGGGGGCTGGTCGACTCTGCCGCTGACTATCTTCATCAGTGAGCATATTCTCCTCGCTTTAACGGCAGTGGCTCGCGTCATTTTCCAGCGTTTTGGCTCCAAGGAGCTACGCAGAGAGAGGAGCGAGCAGTACGCAAGAAGACTGTCCAtcttggaggagattgaggagcaTAAGCGTGACGGAGAGCACATTGGTCcgagagagcgagagcgcaGAAAATCACTGCTAATTGCGGGCAATGAGAGTTTCTGGACAAAGCAGTTGGAAGACGGGGCGAGTGCGGCAGCTgggatgaagctgattaCGCTGGCGAGAAAATGGGAAGAGTCGAATGGggagatcaagaagaaacagTAG